From the Aquitalea magnusonii genome, one window contains:
- the tssK gene encoding type VI secretion system baseplate subunit TssK has protein sequence MRIHKPLWHEGILLLPQLFQQQEAEQAWQHHQLAALASPFPWGVSALALDPLALSQGQVRLEQLAGRFPDGTAFDTRISAQLPPARHLDALDNASDSITLWLALPLLNPLGNNLHQGEVRPEETPRRYRQQFAQVPDHMGEQEDELAVEQLNLLLKFDGEALDGMSKLPLARLQRNAQGRFEQDPGFIPPLLCCSASPLLQQRLQQLAELLLARQHSLQQQRRERTRQAADYLLSDLSLLWLMHSLAQSWPELRMLPTLGNIQPYAAYLCLSRLAGMLSIFALEQQLSDIPAYDHQQLGRVFLQLEQLIRTLLDTVIPTPVVVLPLQRDGSNLWLAHLDDARLREGTDFYLSVHAAMPLHLLQEQLPKVAKAGAPDEVARILSSAINGIPLKPMQRLPTALPSRVDSLYFALDSQHPAFATMLAAQSCAFYFPSSLPELQLALYAVPRT, from the coding sequence TTGCGCATTCACAAACCACTCTGGCATGAAGGCATCCTGCTCTTGCCACAGTTATTCCAGCAGCAAGAGGCAGAGCAAGCCTGGCAACACCACCAACTGGCGGCGCTGGCCAGCCCCTTCCCCTGGGGCGTAAGCGCGCTGGCGCTCGACCCATTGGCACTCAGCCAGGGACAAGTCCGGCTCGAACAGTTAGCCGGCCGCTTTCCTGACGGTACTGCCTTCGACACCCGCATCAGCGCGCAGCTACCGCCTGCGCGACACCTGGATGCGCTCGACAATGCCAGCGACAGCATCACGCTATGGCTGGCACTGCCGCTGCTCAACCCCCTGGGCAATAACCTGCATCAGGGCGAGGTGAGGCCGGAAGAAACACCACGCCGCTACCGACAGCAGTTTGCCCAAGTGCCAGATCACATGGGCGAGCAGGAAGACGAACTGGCCGTGGAACAGCTCAATCTGCTGCTGAAATTTGACGGTGAAGCGCTGGACGGCATGAGCAAGCTGCCGCTGGCACGGCTGCAACGCAATGCCCAGGGCCGTTTCGAACAGGACCCCGGCTTTATCCCACCCTTGCTGTGCTGTAGTGCATCGCCCTTATTGCAGCAGCGCCTGCAACAACTGGCAGAACTACTGCTGGCCAGGCAACACAGCCTGCAACAACAGCGCCGTGAACGCACCCGCCAAGCCGCCGACTATCTGCTGTCGGACCTCAGCCTGCTGTGGCTGATGCATAGCCTGGCCCAAAGCTGGCCGGAACTTCGCATGCTGCCAACACTGGGCAATATCCAGCCCTATGCCGCCTACCTCTGCCTGTCACGGCTGGCGGGCATGCTCAGCATCTTTGCCCTGGAACAACAGCTAAGCGACATCCCGGCCTACGACCACCAACAACTGGGCAGGGTATTCCTGCAGTTGGAACAACTGATCCGCACGCTGCTGGATACGGTAATCCCCACGCCGGTGGTGGTGCTGCCGCTGCAACGCGATGGCAGCAATCTGTGGCTGGCCCATCTGGATGATGCGCGCTTGCGCGAAGGCACGGATTTTTATCTATCTGTCCACGCCGCCATGCCGCTGCACCTGTTGCAAGAACAATTACCCAAGGTGGCCAAGGCAGGTGCTCCGGACGAAGTGGCGCGCATCCTGTCCTCGGCCATCAATGGTATTCCGCTCAAACCCATGCAGCGCCTGCCCACCGCCCTGCCCAGCCGGGTGGATAGCTTGTATTTCGCCCTGGATAGCCAGCATCCGGCCTTTGCCACCATGCTGGCCGCCCAGTCCTGCGCCTTTTACTTCCCCTCTTCCCTGCCAGAGCTGCAACTGGCCTTGTACGCGGTACCCAGAACATGA
- a CDS encoding DotU family type IV/VI secretion system protein, whose translation MSPLTILHTVRGHMRDVSLIVTRLQQQAAPVAGSDLNHHCDQLLDQLEQALEQAGTPSREREQMIYACCCLLDETALRHLPDAARAQWQANPLQVRRFASLQGGEQIYEQIRSELARPQPSYWLLACWQLVLALGFEGKYSQGDAAQRQQWRQQLDKVINALPPAQTATAPRRPVWHWRSFSPWLWAALSCLLLSLLYLLLQGWLHHALRQLGG comes from the coding sequence ATGAGCCCCCTTACCATTCTTCATACCGTACGCGGCCACATGCGCGACGTCTCGCTGATTGTCACCCGGCTCCAGCAACAGGCCGCGCCGGTAGCCGGCAGCGACCTGAACCATCATTGCGATCAACTGCTTGATCAACTGGAACAGGCGCTGGAACAGGCAGGTACACCATCACGCGAACGCGAACAAATGATTTACGCCTGCTGCTGCCTGCTGGATGAAACCGCGCTGCGCCATTTGCCCGACGCGGCCCGCGCCCAATGGCAGGCCAATCCCTTGCAAGTACGCCGCTTTGCTTCGCTACAAGGTGGCGAACAAATCTATGAGCAAATTCGCAGCGAACTGGCCCGCCCGCAACCATCGTACTGGTTGCTGGCCTGCTGGCAGTTGGTGCTGGCGCTTGGCTTTGAAGGGAAGTACAGCCAGGGCGATGCCGCGCAACGCCAGCAATGGCGGCAGCAACTGGACAAGGTGATTAACGCGCTGCCGCCGGCCCAGACAGCCACCGCACCACGCCGCCCTGTCTGGCACTGGCGCAGCTTTTCCCCGTGGCTGTGGGCAGCGCTGTCCTGCCTGCTGCTGTCATTGCTCTATTTACTGCTGCAAGGCTGGCTGCACCATGCGCTGCGCCAGTTGGGCGGTTAA
- a CDS encoding OmpA family protein: MPPLLWYWLYPLIMLSLGLLLIWRALPVSTAVAMLLSLPWLIGMLALWRRLRQQASHSATEVILLGGPAAHALQQAQGWRSTLQPAWHWLDQPQQLAAWHSSGIRARGLLLVINADVFNPTPAAVSQLADWYHAWQLAQQQHGHPLPGALLILATHPALEQALPLPVAIAPTRNYPAAQHAIAQQIQAVLAAALQAAPDKSLAALQHAVVLNTLQQHVSQQLLPALLPEQAGKQAPALHALACLSQPAGEPGPKEVPWQDAANRHSGLQAPATTPCGLPTDSTVLTMLTDCFPPIRACPPGWRQLATLISSSALFLMAFISCSAWNNQQLITQTAVRLHAFQALAATQEPARGVAAQQLQAWQRQLSTLAADGIPLKLGFALYQGQALADLSLRAVQSYHPPQPKPEVVRLDSTALFDSGQSVLKPEAKLALQAVLVWVQANPGKRVLIDGHTDNTGSRAANLRLSLMRAEAVRQWLVTASTFPITHFAVQGLADTQPLYGNDDASGRSKNRRVEITLIEPPAGR, translated from the coding sequence ATGCCACCGCTGCTTTGGTACTGGCTGTACCCCTTGATAATGCTAAGCCTGGGCCTGCTGCTGATCTGGCGTGCATTGCCCGTTTCCACCGCCGTGGCCATGCTGCTAAGCCTGCCCTGGCTGATCGGCATGCTGGCACTGTGGCGCCGTTTACGGCAGCAGGCCAGCCACAGCGCCACAGAAGTCATCCTGCTGGGTGGCCCGGCCGCCCATGCACTGCAACAGGCACAGGGCTGGCGCAGCACACTGCAACCAGCCTGGCACTGGCTGGATCAGCCACAACAATTGGCCGCCTGGCACAGCAGTGGTATCCGGGCGCGGGGACTGCTGCTGGTCATCAACGCCGATGTCTTCAACCCGACACCAGCCGCTGTCTCACAACTGGCCGACTGGTATCACGCCTGGCAACTGGCGCAGCAACAACACGGACATCCGTTGCCGGGCGCACTGCTGATACTGGCCACCCATCCGGCGCTGGAACAAGCGCTCCCGCTGCCGGTGGCCATTGCGCCCACTCGTAATTATCCAGCGGCACAACACGCCATTGCACAGCAGATACAAGCCGTGCTGGCTGCCGCGCTGCAAGCAGCACCGGACAAGAGCCTGGCTGCACTACAACACGCCGTGGTGCTCAACACCCTGCAACAGCATGTCAGCCAGCAGTTATTACCGGCCCTGCTGCCAGAACAGGCAGGCAAGCAGGCACCCGCCTTACATGCCCTCGCCTGTCTGTCGCAGCCAGCAGGAGAACCCGGCCCCAAGGAAGTGCCATGGCAAGACGCGGCCAACCGCCACAGCGGCTTGCAAGCCCCGGCCACTACACCATGCGGCCTTCCCACCGACAGTACGGTGCTGACCATGTTGACGGACTGCTTCCCCCCCATCCGCGCCTGCCCACCCGGCTGGCGGCAACTGGCCACCCTGATCAGCAGCAGCGCTTTATTCCTGATGGCGTTTATCAGTTGCTCCGCCTGGAACAATCAACAACTGATTACGCAAACCGCGGTGCGCCTGCACGCCTTCCAGGCACTGGCGGCCACGCAGGAACCGGCCCGAGGCGTGGCGGCCCAGCAACTGCAAGCCTGGCAGCGCCAACTAAGCACACTGGCTGCCGACGGCATACCGCTGAAACTGGGCTTTGCCTTGTATCAAGGGCAAGCACTGGCCGACCTCAGCCTGCGTGCCGTTCAGTCCTACCACCCGCCCCAACCCAAGCCAGAAGTGGTCCGGCTGGATAGCACCGCGCTGTTCGACAGCGGCCAGAGCGTGCTCAAACCAGAAGCCAAGCTGGCCTTGCAAGCGGTCTTGGTATGGGTGCAGGCCAACCCCGGCAAGCGGGTCTTGATTGATGGCCACACCGATAACACCGGCAGCCGCGCAGCCAACCTGCGCCTGTCACTGATGCGGGCAGAGGCGGTACGCCAGTGGCTGGTGACTGCCTCCACCTTTCCCATCACCCATTTTGCGGTACAGGGGCTGGCCGACACCCAGCCGCTGTATGGCAATGACGATGCGTCCGGCCGCAGCAAAAACCGGCGCGTGGAAATCACTCTGATCGAACCGCCCGCCGGGCGATGA
- a CDS encoding Hcp family type VI secretion system effector codes for MAIPAYLWIKDDGGADIKGSVTVQGREGSVEVLEFDHSVYIPTDGNTGKLTGTRVHTPLIFVKEFDAASPYLYKAVTSGQNLKGMELKWYRIDDAGEEKEYFNMQLENVKVVAVKPKMHNIKDVAKERYNHLEQVEVRYEKITWAYKDGNIIHADSWIENR; via the coding sequence ATGGCCATACCCGCCTATTTGTGGATCAAGGACGACGGCGGTGCCGATATCAAAGGCTCCGTCACCGTACAAGGTCGAGAAGGCTCCGTCGAAGTGCTGGAATTTGACCACAGTGTCTACATTCCCACCGATGGCAATACCGGCAAGCTCACCGGCACCCGCGTGCATACCCCGCTGATTTTCGTCAAGGAATTCGATGCCGCCTCGCCCTACCTGTACAAGGCCGTCACCAGCGGCCAGAACCTCAAGGGCATGGAACTCAAGTGGTACCGCATCGACGATGCCGGGGAGGAAAAAGAGTACTTCAACATGCAGCTGGAGAACGTCAAGGTGGTGGCCGTCAAACCCAAGATGCACAACATCAAGGACGTGGCCAAGGAACGTTACAACCACCTTGAACAGGTAGAAGTGCGTTACGAAAAAATCACCTGGGCCTACAAGGACGGCAACATCATCCACGCCGATAGCTGGATAGAAAACCGCTAA